From Camelina sativa cultivar DH55 chromosome 5, Cs, whole genome shotgun sequence:
ttatttaatttatatttttatctttgaattatttggaattCATATATTGcagtgcttataattttctattgtttctttaattatgtcaaattaattttcttctaattttttcaaTGGTTggttataaacttttttttttcaaacataattgttgacattattcattcattcaatcccaatgggagataacgagtagaagctcatcaacctaatagatatataaaataggctaatcaaacacaagattacaacaaacatagatagataaatTAGAAAAccataaattgttgttgatatatccataggagctcaaagactcaAAGACTGTTTAACCTTAAATCTGAACGCGCGAGAAAGTTTgatattaaaattgattttcttgaatagtttatttatttgagtGGTTTGTCAAGTGATGATTGgcaacatattttgttttgtcaaatttCAGAATATTGCAAGTTGTAGATTTGAATTTTCAGGAGTTGGTTGTGGGTTATTATCATGACCTCTAGTCTCTACTAtgctaaaaaaaatcagactgttttattttcatagtaTCGTGAGTAAATGCATGATCATTTAATAGGTGTTATGATTTCATATAGTAACTAGCTAATGACGAAATTCATGTAATCGGATACACAACAATTTATCTGTTTATTCAAATGTGTACGTAACTTTTGTCCGAGTTCTTACGATTTTTAGAGTAGAACTCATCAAACGTGTTCCTACATTAAAACCATCTatgttatattttgataataaaTAACTGAAAAAAGCAAGTGGAAATGGTCAGGGACAGTGCATGTTGATGGCAGGGAGCATAAGATCAAAGCATGTGACGACTCAAATTGGTAGTAACCGATTTCGCTTTAATTATCAATAAAACGTTACACGATCCCAATTATTTAAAAAAGCAGGGCAAGGAATTTACGGATCCatgcatatatttaattaaaataattagagCAATTAAAGAATGAAATAATGTACGGGTCATACGGAACCAAACATGAGTGGGAAACGTGACAAGTGGAGGATTAAACGGAGAAGCAATTGGCCAATAACAACATATCGCAAGTATATATTTTGAGGGGGATGATTTGATAATCACATTCACATGCATGGCCATGGCCAAACAATTCAGAAAAATGTGATGTTTTGTCAATCACAACACATTTATTGCCGCATGCCGTGTTATTAGGATCACGaaatgtaattttattatatcgAACTAAAGTCTAAAGTGTTGATGAACTTAAACCATAAGAAGAAGCATTTCCCTGTTATGTTGAGTTCCTGTTTCTCCTTTCATTCAAGATTCCGATTATATCTCCATCTTCGTTAGGCGTTCACAACATAACCCTCAAGTTAATATGTAGTTggctaaaaataaaaacaatcggTGGCCTAAGGATAGGTAGAGAGGCcttttaaagttaattttagTTAGCTATATATAAACCGTTGGCCTACGAATACGTAGAGAGACTATAGAGACCTACATTGTAAAGGgataagaagaaattaaaatttgggaAAACTTGTATTGCCAAACAAGTTTAAACCTAGTATATTTTTAACGATCGAATGATATAGGATACAAACAATTTCgtctaagaaacaaaaacaatttatactttataaagtattgaccaaaacaaaaacaattgctAGAAATTAAACAGTTTagtattatgtttttgtgttgttactGTGTTAGTAATAGAGAGACCTATGTGTATTTTTTGGTTTAGCTCCAATTAGAAATGCGCTTCTTACGGCTAGAAATAAGCCAAACAGGCACAGTCTACAAAAGATGACTTATCTCCACCGTCCAACTCCCACATCAGATAAATTCGTTTCTCTCAGGACGAAGAGTCACCTTATGATGGATAAGCCAATGTAACGAAACTTCTTTAGCCACAAACTATCTTAAAAATGATAGAGACATCCTATAAAGCCAATCGAAAATTTAGAATGTATGACAAAGAATAGGTTGTGTATGTGTAGATGAGGATTCCTAATTTACAATTGGAGCTTGTctttctccaaatccatctttaaagaagaagatgaacaaaaacAGTAAGAAGACTGAAGACGTGGGAAAACTGaaaccaatcaatcaatcgAGGTAGAAGAGAGTAACAATCTTCCGGAGATTTTTGGCTTCTTGACATGTTTCCATGAGAAGCTTACTGTCATGAAACGCAAAGCAGATGATTTGTTGCACTTGTGATATGATGTCCATGTTACAAAGCCTGTAAAACGATTTTCAAGTTAACTTACTTAAAGATACGTCTCAGAAGATTTATTCTACAATGTTTCACTATATCGTAATGCCATCTTCTTCACGGTTTTGCTACTGTATGTATGAGCTAGTTAGTGACAAACCTGCTGGCTTCTAGTAATGGTAAATGGTCGTTGTGAGGCTTTTCTATCACGTTTTGTACCTGTTGCAGACATAACAAAGGAGACTCAGTTGAACTCTAGCATAACCAAGAATGGATGAGATTCAAATTTATAGATGTTAAGATTTGGGATATTTGAAGACAATGCAGTTGGGAGCAAGCAGAATTGTGAAACTAGTCTCTTACTTTTGACAGTAGTTCCTGGCTCTCAGGAGGTTGTTTTTTAAGACTTTGAGGTAAGATAACGGTGAGAAGCTCTGGTCTTTCTGCTCTAAGTGCACCTCTTATAACAGCTGCATTGGTTCCAGATGCACCTGAAGTGTATATATGGTTTTTCTGCAAGATAAATCATAGGGGAAGAAGATGGGTTATAAGATGTGTGGTGGACCAAACATATGATTCAGAAGTTGTAGCCAGGCCAATGTCTTACAGTTATAACCATAGCATAGCTGAGAATCTGAATGAGCTCTTGATGCATGAAACCCATATTTCTTGTTCCAAAGAAGCCAATTGATCTAGGTCCTTGTTGCTGTATAGCCAACAGCTCCTGCAAATTTTCACATAATGGTTACAACCTAAAATGCTAGAAAAACATTTGATCTTCTTCCATCGTATTTTGTCTATGAAAATTAGGTATGGACTTACTTGTATATAATCCACATCAGGGGTTGGTTGTAGCTCTGACACAGTAACTGAACCAGGTCCTTCAACGATAGCCTGAGCCTGAGTTGGAATCCTGAGTGCGGTAGTGGTGGTGTCTTCATCAGATTCAAACCTACATGTCACATTGTCTTCTTTGCTAATCCAAATATCTTCTACGTCGTCCTCTTGATCCCTCGTGTGTTCAGGAAAGCACTATATATATACCAGCACAACATAGAAACAGAGAGCCCCTGGGAGTAAATCATAAGTGAAAAACCAAATGCAATAGCTGATGatataagaaacaaagagtATGACACAGAGAGATTGAGATGTTGTGAGCATAAAGTTTGAAACAAAGAGGGTGGTAAACCATAACTTCTGCGCTCATTAAATCTTCTGTTCCAAGAAAACTAAACTTAACAACAACTTCATCATGAATCTGTAGCACCAAACAAAAGAGACCACAGAGTTCTTAATTGCAATCAACAATGAATTGGCACCACAGCTACAGGGATACTATACAATTCAACCTCTATACTAATAAGTAAAAACAAGTCACCAACATATTGATAAGGCGAATCAATTTCGAATCAAAAGGCCGTAAGAGAGAATCAGAAAAAATACCATGGGAATAGAGGAGGGAGAGGAGGATCTAAATCGGCGTCGTCTAACAGAGAAAAGCGACGAAGAATAAGAAGGAGATTGGGAAGAACACGAAGTAGAGGAAGAGGAACGACGGCGATAGAAATTAGGGTTATCGGATCGGAACGGAGAAGGTAGCGATGTTG
This genomic window contains:
- the LOC104788243 gene encoding uncharacterized protein LOC104788243 isoform X1; the protein is MSSALPLKPMLPLTTTSLPSPFRSDNPNFYRRRSSSSTSCSSQSPSYSSSLFSVRRRRFRSSSPSSIPMIHDEVVVKFSFLGTEDLMSAEVMCFPEHTRDQEDDVEDIWISKEDNVTCRFESDEDTTTTALRIPTQAQAIVEGPGSVTVSELQPTPDVDYIQELLAIQQQGPRSIGFFGTRNMGFMHQELIQILSYAMVITKNHIYTSGASGTNAAVIRGALRAERPELLTVILPQSLKKQPPESQELLSKVQNVIEKPHNDHLPLLEASRLCNMDIISQVQQIICFAFHDSKLLMETCQEAKNLRKIVTLFYLD
- the LOC104788243 gene encoding uncharacterized protein LOC104788243 isoform X2, translating into MSSALPLKPMLPLTTTSLPSPFRSDNPNFYRRRSSSSTSCSSQSPSYSSSLFSVRRRRFRSSSPSSIPMIHDEVVVKFSFLGTEDLMSAECFPEHTRDQEDDVEDIWISKEDNVTCRFESDEDTTTTALRIPTQAQAIVEGPGSVTVSELQPTPDVDYIQELLAIQQQGPRSIGFFGTRNMGFMHQELIQILSYAMVITKNHIYTSGASGTNAAVIRGALRAERPELLTVILPQSLKKQPPESQELLSKVQNVIEKPHNDHLPLLEASRLCNMDIISQVQQIICFAFHDSKLLMETCQEAKNLRKIVTLFYLD
- the LOC104788243 gene encoding uncharacterized protein LOC104788243 isoform X3; this encodes MSSALPLKPMLPLTTTSLPSPFRSDNPNFYRRRSSSSTSCSSQSPSYSSSLFSVRRRRFRSSSPSSIPMCFPEHTRDQEDDVEDIWISKEDNVTCRFESDEDTTTTALRIPTQAQAIVEGPGSVTVSELQPTPDVDYIQELLAIQQQGPRSIGFFGTRNMGFMHQELIQILSYAMVITKNHIYTSGASGTNAAVIRGALRAERPELLTVILPQSLKKQPPESQELLSKVQNVIEKPHNDHLPLLEASRLCNMDIISQVQQIICFAFHDSKLLMETCQEAKNLRKIVTLFYLD